The sequence GCAGAGGAAGAGCCAAGGCCTCCAAGGCGGTGTCAAGGTCCCAGAAGGCAGGGTTACAGTTTCCAGTGGGAAGGGTGGCAAGGTTCTTGAAAACTGGAAAGTACGCTGAACGTCTTGGTGCTGGGTCTCCTGTCTACCTCTCTGCTGTCCTCGAATACCTAGCTGCCGAGGTtcgatttcttcaatttctttaacTGGGTGTcaaattttgttgttatttatggGTTTTGATAAttggccttttcttttcaggttcttGAGCTAGCTGGGAACGCAGCAAGAGATAACAAGAAGAACCGGATCGTGCCAAGGCACATCCAGCTTGCAGTGAGGAACGACGAGGAGTTAGGGAAGCTGTTGGGGTCGGTTACAATTGCAAACGGAGGAGTTTTGCCTAACATTCACCAGACTCTGCTTCCTAAGAAGGTTGGCAAGGGGAAGGGTGATATTGGATCTGTTTCCCAGGATTTCTAGGGTTTTGATTTAGGATGGGCCATGTAAACCATGCATGTTAGACCTGGTTTAAagaatttattcaaaaaagttCTTCGCTATTAGATTATCGGGTTAACTTGTGAGGTTGAGTTGAATTTAATGTTCATatatgtttagatttttttctagATTGGGTAGAAAAAGTTGCTGAATCTTTCTAATccaatgaaaattgaaaatcttGGTGCTTATTATTGTGCCTTTTCTGCTTCCAATTCGTTATCTGTACTCCTTAAATCATTTAATCTTTCTCGATTTTGATTGATGGAAGGCCTTAATCATCATCTTAGCTGAATTCCTTATTTTTCCAAGGAAGAACATAGAGAGAGGATTTAGTAAGGTTAAAAGTTAAAAGGTCAGGAAAATTGACGGAAATGGACGAAATTGACGGATCAGGATTGGAAAATTGCATTAGCTCCTACAAAATTGACGGAGGTGGGAAAACTTTTATTTAGAATGAAcctaaataagatattaattaaatttgttccaatcatatttgaggtttttttattatttaaaaatcaagatttcttaatgaaaataagatattaatttcagaaaaatattatgagaattttataatgaaataaaagtaaaaacaaaatcaattcaaccAAGGAACGAAGGATGGACCATAGGAGTTATGATTTTCGTCTAGTCCTTTAATTTGAGAATAAATAATGAAGAACATGaggatttaaatatattatatttcttattttgttttactaGATAGAAGTGAATTTTGACTCAGTTTAGATcgtaaaatatatttgaaataaaccaattaaaaaagttcataaaatatattttaattaatttaattactgAGCTTTTAACTAGcctattttttataaactttgatttaatgaatttcttgtttataaaaagttttttggtttgttttgatttagtttgtgcTGCTTTGCTTttgttggtttttaaaatataaaagaattgatttttattttaaattttccaaCTAAAATCATTCAACTAATTCAAAAAACTGTTCaatttatttaacattaattaatttaatttctaagaTTTTTCAAGATAATACAGTTAATTTACTAGCCCTCCCACCAAACAAAGCTAAAGACCTCTTCCATTCCTTAGGATCCATTGACATTTCTAGAGTCCAAAGAGCCCATGGGCTTCCCTTTCAAGCATCTCGAAAAAGCAATTCAAAACCgcgaaaaaacaaaacaaaaatttccaTTTCGCGCCGCGAAAATAAGAAACGTAAGCCACGTCATCGATCCGAGCAAGCCCAAACCCACCAATAAGAATACACCTCttctccctatataatcaatCCCCCACTATCCACCCTAAAATCAGACACTCCCTCATTTCTCTTCTCTAACTCCCTCTAAGGCCAAAATCAGGGTTAGGGTTTTATAGCTCTTTGTGTAAAATGAGTTCAAAAGAAGGAGGCGCTTCTACCAAGGGAGGGAGGGGGAAACCAAAGGCATCCAAGTCGGTGTCAAGATCGCATAAAGCAGGGTTGCAATTCCCAGTCGGGAGAATTGCAAGGTTCCTGAAGGCTGGTAAATATGCTGAACGTGTCGGTGCTGGAGCTCCCGTCTACCTTTCTGCTGTCCTTGAGTATCTCGCTGCTGAGGTCCGATTTCTTTACCCTTTGGCCTTCTCTGGAGTCATGTTTTCTGGGCTTTAGTCActttgttgtgtttgtttttttctttctggctATCAGATTGTATATTATAAAAGCAAATACTTTTTGATCTTTAAAGCAAAACCCTCTTGCAAAAGTTTGGTCGATctatttttgcttgaaaatgctTTTTTGTGGGTTTATGACATGCAAttgttttgtgttattaattacttgatttgctatttttttgggttttctttcttaatgttaataattttcGATGTTGTTCACTGGAAATAGTGTCAGCTGTTGTTAATTGTTTATTAGacgattttgattttttgtttaaaataaaattactgacACAAGTGATTGATTTTTTCAGGTGCTTGAGCTAGCAGGGAACGCTGCAAGAGATAACAAGAAGAATCGTATAGTGCCAAGGCACATCCAGCTTGCTGTGAGAAACGATGAGGAGCTAAGCAAGCTACTGGGGTCAGTTACAATTGCAAATGGAGGTGTCTTGCCTAACATTCACCAGACACTTCTTCCTAAGAAGGTTGGCAAAGGGAAAGGCGATATTGGATCTGCTTCTCAAGAGTTCTAGTTCTAGGCTAAGAGCTTTGTCTTTTTGAAAATTCTAGGTCTTCTACAGTGTGTAATATAGTCCTTTTGATTTCTTGGTTTTTCGGAACTGGCTACATGGAGTTTCACTgtatgtttttgataaaaagcTGAGGCTTTTTGGAATCTTTATCTAATGGAAGTTTTTATCAATCTCTGTTCCCtttgttttgttctgtttttcttcttaaaCGCTTTGGTTCTCCGTCGATTGATTCGTTAAAGGTTGCTGGTATGAAGTTGCCCGTGACGGTGTTTGTTCTGGTAATAGGATACAGATGGGTGCTCTTTTGCTTGTTGAAGGAATGGAAGGATTAGCTGTTGCTGTAATAAGTGGGAAGAAATGATTCTGCTGGGATTTTGTTCGATGATGTGTTGCTTTAATGGATGGTAAGTTGTATCTTTTGTTTCAGAATTGATGATGGCAGGTGCTTgtcaatgagaaaaaaaaatgtttctttttgACCCAGGtttgctatagtgtttttgaTCAACAGATGAACTCGAGCACCTCCCATCAGCACTGGGATGTGGAGATGCTCTGAATCAGGGATGTTGGAATTGGTTACTGCAAGTACAATGAAATTGTCGTACAATAGCCAGGGAGTTTTACTCTTTCGTCAAGCCCAACATCTCATCCAACAATCACATTGAGGGGAATGGAGATGGACTGAGACTTGTTCTGAAGCAAAGTTTGTTTCTTACTGTCAGATTTTCTTTGAATAAGGAAATCAATGGATTGCATATTGCTGCCATACAATAATCAATTCTTAGCAATCCAAAGTCTGCCTGAGAGAGCTGTTCAGTGCTAGCCTTGTTTGCACAGAATCCGGGATATTCGAAGACCTTGCTAAGTCGAAAATCGTCCATGATTTTCAAGTATGATGCCACATTTCAGTGTATCTTGCTGAATTCCTTAGCAGAATGATCACCCCAAATTACAACGATACCAGGCTAGACCGTTCCTTTTGATGCTAGGCTAAGGTTCAATTCGTCCACCCTCCTAGTTAGCGAGAACTAGAAGATTATACTTTACAATGATACATTACATTGCATGTCATTATAATCAAGCAAGATCAAAGCTAATCATGCAATGCCCTTCTCTTGGTAAGAGAATTGCATCCTAGAAGGTGGAAGAAACATTTTGGTAAAATGCAAATGCATGGTTAATAGAGTCGAGGCATCTTACCTCATTTTCCTTCTCATCTATGGCTTTCTCAGTTGCATCAATACAGAAGCCAGCTGATTGCTTCTGTGCCGTAGCCTTTACAAGTCTTGATCTAGCTTGAAGATGacgatgcaagaaaagagacaaAAGTGTTTAGTGTAGCCCATCCCTCTTCAAAGCTGCTTCACAGCCCAACCATTTCAATAATACGCAAGTATTCACTTTACCTGTCGAGCCTTCGCTTTTGCTCATTGAACAGTTGGATTTGTTGCTCAAGGGGTGAGGCTTCACTCAAAAAAGCAGATTCTCAAATCGGATGGTCTGTACTGAACACCATCCTAGTTCTGCGACGCCATGAAGGAGCCAGAGCAAAACTCGCAGAGGCCATGGCAATGGGAACTTCTGTAGGATCTTGCAGCGGCATGATAGGCGATAGTATAAATGTTGCGGCTGGGGTACCGCCACTGTTGGTTCCTGGAAATTCAATCCCTTCAACAATTCTTTACACAAAGTCACAAACTTTGTCATCTCCTGTAACTTGCATGGTGCTGGATTTCATAGATAAGACTTTGACTCCATGTTGTGGTTTATATTCATCGGGTATGGAtggaattattataaaaaaaaaaatagttgaattttattaattatataacttttatttttctaacgagtacttattaaaatataatctaaCTTAGCGGATTAactcattaatttatatattcaaagcctaacttaaaatatgttttatttcaaattaatatgaaaaaaattaaattttattttaagttagttTGAAGATTTACCTGTATACcactaagagcgtgtttggaaatgtggttgttgttgcttttcaaagtgtctTTTACTCAGAAAAGTaggttaataatattattttatttttttaaaaattatttttaagattagtacatcaaaatgatttgaaaacataaaaaatatattaatttaaaacaaaaaaaattcaaattttttgaaaaatatttttgaaccgcaatgccaaacgtactctaaatctaatttattcaactaaatttaattgtgactcaattaatttaattttttttttatcaaaacaaatctttttatttataaaaggtAATTAACCCAACAAATCTTTGATGCAAGCTCTGGATCAAATCAAACCCTGAACTaataattctatattttataaTCATGTGATATTACGGGATCCCAATAAATTTATGCCAGTTAAAAACTGCCACATCTGCAACTTAAAGATTTCAGTGTAATCCTATCATTGATTACTTCTTTAACTATTCAGGGTTAACCCTTTTGTCACCTTTCGCCCAAAACTCTGCGTTTTCACCATCTGTTCTGCTCTCTGAAATTTAGAAAAAGTCAACATTCGAGAAACTTGAAAAATCCCCCAAGAaaatctctcctctctctcaacAATGGCGGTGAATTGGCTGCTAATATGTCACGGATTAGTCACTTTAACAGTCGTAATCTCCTTCCTCTGTGGTCAATGGCCAATCTTCCAAGGCACCCCAATTGAACGCCTTCATCACTTCATCACTTTCGGCGCTTACGATTACTTCCTGTACACCCCACCGCTcgcacacactctctctctctgtttgaTCTTGATTCGTTGTGTTGTTGATTTTTGGGTTTCGATTTTGCTGCAGGAGGTTTGTTGGGTTTGTGTTTGGTGATAAAGCGAGGAGTTTGGTGCTCTCTATTGAACGCTGTTGCTGTGATCGGCCTAATCCTGTTTTGCAGGCAATTCTGTCAAAAcccacatttttttttcgtatttcttctctatattgtgttttttttttgtttgttaatttagTGGTTTTTATTTGTGTCttgaataaatttcttcatCAAAGTTTTCCATGCTTTGAAGTGAATAAATTCCTTGTTTTAGCACAGTAGTTTAATAGGTGTTTTGAGTTAATAACAAAAACGGAAACTAAGCATTAGAGAATGATCAGGTTGTGTGTGGATTCAAGAGTGCTAGATATGAATGATAAATGTTTGTGGATGAGAATTGAGATGAAACAAAAGCAGGTGAAAAACTGGGGAATATGGAAATGAGAGAAGACAAAACAATGCCAAATTTGACGTTTCTATTAGAAAAACTAGGAAGATTTTTATTCACGCAATAGTTTTTAAGTGTCTTAAACTAATGGTTTGGAGAAAGAGAAGTAATGCGGAACGATATAAAATGAATCTTTTCATGAATGGTTTACAGTTTAtacattgttaatgtttttgaaagattagtgattttctgtttatttttcgttttttatgctattgaagaaaaatgtaCCTTATCGTGCTAATTGATGTATATTAAGATTACTTGTTCTGAAAGAGTTTAGATTACacttagatttttatgtttttattttattttattttatttcaggttATATACTTGGTAATAATTGGAGCaacttattattatattgtgaaGTCATCCTTTCGCTATATTCCTGGATATTACTTAGGTGAAGTTCACAAGTATGTACCGAGTCATGGTTGTTACTCTTATGCTGCAGAACAATCCCTTTAGCATGATTGCATTCTAAACTTGATTGAATATTCTATGCTCTTGCAGATACACAAGCTTGCTGGCAGTTGGTATCGGAATTGTACTCTTTTTATTGACTAGCTTTTCTGATCCTGGAACTGTCAAGGCTGGGAATGTTTCAGAATATCTCTTGGCATATCCCTATGACAATATCATATATACAGAGAAAGAATGTTCTACTTGTAAAATCCCAAAGTgagttctttgattttttttggaattcctgtaagtttttttctttttatttattaagaatcGTAAGAACAGGAATTATGCTCTTGATGCAGACCAGCTAGGTCCAAGCACTGCAGCATATGTAATCGGTGTGTTGCCCGGTTTGACCATCATTGTGGTTGGATGGTTTGTACTTTATTAGTTTATTATTCGGctctgttattgttttttgactCGTTATAACTGCTCATTCTCTGTATAGACTAAGACCATATGACTAAAGTTGTTCGTTATTGCAGAATAATTGTATAGGGGAGAGAAATACCCGATACTTCTTGGCTTTTCTTTTGTGGTGAGTTCCATAGGATTACTGGCATGCAATATTCATAATCCAAATGTGGGTGGTGATGCTTTCTTGGAAGATAAAGACCACAAACTGATTTTTACAGCTGTTATCTAATAGATGTCCATAAGAAAAAAGTTTTGATCTTTGAATTTGGCTTAGACTTTAACCTTGCAGTCTCCATCAGTGAAAAGAAGGGGGATACTCTGCAAGGTTTATTATTTGGAAAATACAAATATTCTATGCATCACTGAATTTTATGAAACTGAAATGTAGGGGTTGCTTGGTAACACCACCAAAAGTTTGTAATACAGTAACAGAAATGAGAAACTATCAATATACCATCTTAGTTGTGTtcctgaaactgaaaaaaattaagaaaaataaaacctttCATTGGTGACCTGAGGTATTGGCCGACAGGTGGAGAATCTATAATATCTGTTTGTTAACTTGTGGTATCTGTTTGCGATGACTGAacttgttcttaattttttttgacaacTCAAATtgtcaaacttaattttagagGTTTCCTGCAACTGGTTAGTGGTCACTGGTTTCCTTGTTTCTTCGCTAGAATCTGTAACAGACACAGGTGCACTTCCAGGTTCTTTTGCCAGCATACCTGTAGAAATGTATGttgctttaatttttgtgattttttattaatgaatttcatGAAATGATGTTGAAACTTCAAACTC is a genomic window of Populus alba chromosome 5, ASM523922v2, whole genome shotgun sequence containing:
- the LOC118051431 gene encoding histone H2AX; translated protein: MSSNEGRASTKGGRGRAKASKAVSRSQKAGLQFPVGRVARFLKTGKYAERLGAGSPVYLSAVLEYLAAEVLELAGNAARDNKKNRIVPRHIQLAVRNDEELGKLLGSVTIANGGVLPNIHQTLLPKKVGKGKGDIGSVSQDF
- the LOC118051428 gene encoding probable protein S-acyltransferase 17 yields the protein MAVNWLLICHGLVTLTVVISFLCGQWPIFQGTPIERLHHFITFGAYDYFLRFVGFVFGDKARSLVLSIERCCCDRPNPVLQVIYLVIIGATYYYIVKSSFRYIPGYYLGEVHKYTSLLAVGIGIVLFLLTSFSDPGTVKAGNVSEYLLAYPYDNIIYTEKECSTCKIPKPARSKHCSICNRCVARFDHHCGWMNNCIGERNTRYFLAFLLWHCLLCIYGAIALALIIAGRLKELRVVYILTVYYGVGNSFRSLAPHVAQWLLSSYNTQLLLMVFLVIVSLLLAGFFGYHANLCLTNTTTNETFKWEDYISWQRNLNEARVSAAALKASISGMSSEAKHPESKCKSFFRRSPLEDSQVVAKENKYDKGFYHNMFEVLFPLSTRPSFSKTKSKPS
- the LOC118051429 gene encoding histone H2AX codes for the protein MSSKEGGASTKGGRGKPKASKSVSRSHKAGLQFPVGRIARFLKAGKYAERVGAGAPVYLSAVLEYLAAEVLELAGNAARDNKKNRIVPRHIQLAVRNDEELSKLLGSVTIANGGVLPNIHQTLLPKKVGKGKGDIGSASQEF